A stretch of the Leptospiraceae bacterium genome encodes the following:
- the metW gene encoding methionine biosynthesis protein MetW, whose product MKSNSMTIPILRPDFQYILDLIPTGFRVLDLGCGDGDLLYLLKKKGVRGQGIEKNEDCIYKCIERGVIVHHGDLDEGLKHHIKKSFDYVILNQTIQETHNPGNIIKDSLRIGKKVIVVFPNFAHWKNRLQILFKGITPVSDNLPYRWYNTPNLHFLSITDFEEFCAVQKFKIEDHAFFSDKNRIETKPNLFAKLALFVLSE is encoded by the coding sequence ATGAAATCTAATTCTATGACTATACCTATTTTACGACCTGACTTTCAATACATACTGGATTTAATTCCTACCGGCTTCCGCGTGTTAGACCTTGGGTGTGGCGATGGCGATCTTCTTTATTTACTGAAAAAAAAAGGAGTTCGCGGTCAAGGCATTGAAAAAAATGAAGACTGTATTTACAAATGCATTGAGCGTGGAGTCATTGTACACCACGGTGATTTAGATGAAGGATTAAAGCATCATATCAAAAAAAGTTTTGACTATGTGATACTAAATCAAACAATTCAAGAAACGCATAATCCAGGTAATATCATTAAAGATTCACTTAGAATTGGGAAAAAAGTAATCGTTGTATTTCCGAACTTTGCACATTGGAAAAATAGACTTCAAATTTTATTTAAAGGCATAACACCAGTATCCGACAATCTACCCTATCGTTGGTATAACACTCCTAATTTACATTTTTTATCAATCACTGACTTTGAAGAATTTTGCGCCGTTCAAAAATTTAAAATTGAAGACCATGCTTTTTTCAGTGACAAAAACCGAATTGAAACTAAACCAAATTTATTTGCAAAGTTAGCACTTTTTGTGCTTAGTGAATAA
- a CDS encoding MATE family efflux transporter, translating to MIKRSVWQDLKDAIRGTEADYTTIDMKRAIFLLAVPMILELVMESTFAVADIYFVGKLGASAIATVGISETFLFLLYSMAMGLATAVTAIIARRIGEKNSEEASKSAIQSIFLAILVSIPFSITGIFFSKDLLRLMGADPWSIEHGYRYTQWMLGGNGIIVLLFVINAIFRGAGDAAIAMRVLFVANAVNIGLDPILIFGLGPMPSLGIEGAAIATNIGRGIGVLIQLWTLFNAGRHIKVKLSELSWNTSIVTQLIQTSLGGIGQMLVGMTSWIFLMRILSNISSEAVAGATIALRIMMFTLMPAWGLSNAAATLVGQNLGAGNPERAESTVWKIGFYNMGFLMLVSIAYFVFNQSLMKIFTDDLRVIAIGSEWLQILSYSYLIYGWWMVSVQAFNGAGDTRTPTLINVFFFWCIQIPLSYYLAVINSFQHTGVFWGVFISETSVGIFTLWLFTKGSWKKVKV from the coding sequence ATGATAAAAAGATCCGTGTGGCAGGATTTAAAAGACGCTATCCGCGGAACAGAAGCGGACTATACAACTATCGACATGAAGCGTGCTATTTTTCTTTTAGCCGTTCCGATGATTTTAGAACTAGTTATGGAATCAACGTTTGCTGTAGCAGATATTTATTTTGTAGGCAAATTAGGAGCATCCGCTATTGCCACAGTCGGAATCAGTGAGACATTTTTATTTTTACTTTACTCCATGGCAATGGGTCTTGCTACTGCCGTAACCGCAATTATTGCACGTAGAATTGGTGAGAAAAATTCTGAAGAAGCAAGCAAATCTGCAATTCAATCAATTTTTTTAGCAATTCTAGTTTCCATTCCATTTTCCATAACCGGAATTTTTTTCTCCAAAGACTTACTCAGACTAATGGGTGCCGATCCTTGGAGTATCGAACATGGTTACCGTTATACGCAATGGATGCTTGGTGGAAATGGAATCATTGTTCTACTCTTTGTAATAAATGCAATATTTAGAGGAGCTGGTGATGCGGCAATTGCAATGCGCGTACTTTTTGTTGCAAATGCGGTTAACATAGGATTAGACCCAATATTAATCTTTGGGTTGGGACCTATGCCTTCTTTAGGAATTGAAGGAGCAGCTATTGCTACCAATATCGGTAGAGGAATTGGTGTTCTTATTCAATTGTGGACACTATTTAATGCAGGAAGACATATAAAGGTAAAACTGTCAGAACTATCTTGGAATACATCGATAGTAACGCAATTAATACAAACTTCGCTAGGTGGAATTGGACAAATGCTTGTTGGTATGACATCCTGGATATTTCTGATGCGAATACTTTCAAATATCAGCAGTGAGGCAGTAGCCGGAGCAACGATAGCCTTGCGGATAATGATGTTTACCCTCATGCCCGCTTGGGGCTTATCAAACGCAGCCGCTACTCTTGTTGGACAAAACCTAGGAGCAGGAAATCCAGAACGGGCAGAATCAACAGTCTGGAAAATTGGGTTTTATAATATGGGATTTTTAATGCTTGTCTCCATAGCCTACTTCGTATTCAATCAATCCCTTATGAAAATCTTTACAGATGACTTGCGAGTCATTGCAATAGGCTCTGAATGGCTACAAATTCTATCTTATTCGTATTTAATCTATGGATGGTGGATGGTATCTGTCCAAGCGTTTAATGGTGCTGGAGATACAAGAACACCTACTCTAATCAATGTATTTTTTTTCTGGTGCATTCAAATTCCTCTTTCATATTATTTGGCAGTCATCAATTCTTTTCAGCACACTGGCGTATTTTGGGGAGTCTTTATTTCTGAAACTTCAGTGGGAATCTTTACTCTTTGGCTTTTTACGAAAGGTAGTTGGAAAAAAGTAAAGGTTTGA
- a CDS encoding YeeE/YedE family protein, which translates to MGPFDIISLFGKYWGYFVFFLIGIGFGGVLEMSGFGDSRKLAAQFYFKEMRVLKVMFTAIIVALVLIFLSSSLGLIDFKGIWVNPTYLMPGIIGGLIMGVGFIIGGFCPGTSLVATSTLKLDGLLFLIGVLIGVGFFGETVGFFEEFWESGVKERYLLSDLFGTSIGVTVVAVILVAIIAFYWAEIGEKVFGQNIPWKEINLIPTNSKNMIAASILLFFALAVAFLGQPDADKKWQYVSAKNEPFLLKREVYIHPGELRELMHDRQLYLKVLDVRNESDYNLFHLRDADRVDFQTVRSPKFADELSKIGSNTVIVVLSNKEKDSTLAWKLLKAQGVLNIYILEGGVNEWLKYFPLPEDIAMKKSLKGKKSH; encoded by the coding sequence ATGGGACCATTTGATATTATTTCATTATTCGGAAAGTATTGGGGATATTTTGTTTTTTTCTTGATTGGTATCGGATTTGGCGGTGTTTTAGAAATGTCCGGTTTTGGAGATTCTCGAAAACTAGCTGCCCAGTTCTATTTCAAAGAGATGAGAGTTTTAAAGGTAATGTTTACCGCAATCATTGTTGCGTTAGTATTAATATTCTTGAGTTCTTCGCTTGGACTGATTGATTTTAAAGGAATATGGGTAAATCCAACTTATCTTATGCCGGGAATTATCGGTGGGCTAATCATGGGTGTAGGTTTTATAATCGGTGGATTTTGTCCGGGCACTTCCCTTGTCGCAACTTCTACACTGAAATTAGATGGACTACTATTTCTAATTGGAGTTCTAATCGGAGTAGGATTTTTTGGAGAGACCGTTGGATTTTTTGAAGAATTTTGGGAGTCTGGAGTAAAAGAACGTTATCTATTATCCGATCTTTTTGGAACTAGTATTGGAGTAACGGTAGTAGCCGTCATCCTTGTGGCAATCATCGCTTTTTACTGGGCTGAAATAGGTGAAAAAGTTTTTGGACAAAATATTCCATGGAAAGAAATTAATCTAATTCCAACGAATTCTAAGAATATGATCGCAGCCTCTATTTTGCTATTCTTTGCATTAGCAGTTGCATTTCTTGGACAACCGGACGCTGATAAGAAGTGGCAATATGTTTCTGCAAAAAATGAACCCTTTTTACTTAAAAGAGAGGTATACATTCATCCGGGTGAGTTAAGAGAATTAATGCATGACCGTCAATTGTATCTAAAGGTCCTGGATGTTCGAAATGAAAGTGACTATAATTTATTTCATTTAAGAGATGCTGATAGAGTAGATTTTCAAACAGTCAGATCGCCCAAATTTGCAGACGAGTTAAGCAAGATTGGTTCAAATACTGTCATTGTTGTTTTATCTAATAAAGAAAAGGATTCTACTTTAGCTTGGAAATTACTGAAGGCGCAAGGAGTGCTAAACATTTATATTCTAGAAGGCGGAGTAAATGAATGGCTAAAATATTTTCCTTTGCCAGAAGATATAGCTATGAAAAAAAGCCTGAAGGGGAAGAAGAGTCATTAG
- a CDS encoding cytochrome b/b6 domain-containing protein, with translation MTYLAILNLLLPIQVITGLLIWGEERLPGILNFLGGLSVLAPIHTLGSWMFLSFLCMHVYLTTTGHTWTSNIKAMVIGYEDVKKNGV, from the coding sequence ATCACCTATCTTGCAATTTTAAATTTACTATTACCCATTCAGGTAATAACTGGACTTTTGATTTGGGGCGAAGAAAGACTTCCTGGAATTCTAAATTTCCTCGGTGGACTTTCTGTATTAGCCCCCATTCATACATTAGGATCTTGGATGTTCTTATCTTTTTTATGTATGCATGTTTACCTTACTACAACGGGTCATACATGGACATCGAATATCAAGGCAATGGTAATTGGCTATGAAGATGTAAAAAAAAATGGAGTCTAA
- a CDS encoding YeeE/YedE family protein, with translation MEQREENYINPYLGGTLLGIVLFLAYYITGNGLGASGAINRIQVAILDVFASNHVDRVAYLAHMGGGNLNPLDHSGLFMLFGTFVGGLISGLFFKRVKLEIRKGPQISNQKRLVLAVIGGIIMGYGARMARGCTSGQALSGGAVLSVGSWAFMLAVFAGGYAIAYFVRKVWN, from the coding sequence ATGGAACAAAGAGAAGAAAATTATATTAACCCTTACCTTGGCGGAACACTCCTTGGTATTGTACTTTTTTTGGCTTATTATATAACTGGAAATGGATTGGGTGCGTCAGGCGCAATCAATCGCATTCAAGTAGCAATATTAGATGTATTTGCAAGTAACCATGTTGATAGAGTTGCCTACCTTGCTCATATGGGCGGTGGGAATTTGAATCCATTAGATCATAGTGGACTATTTATGTTATTCGGAACTTTTGTTGGTGGTCTAATATCAGGTCTTTTTTTTAAAAGAGTGAAATTGGAAATTCGTAAAGGTCCTCAAATCTCCAATCAGAAAAGATTGGTTTTAGCAGTTATTGGCGGAATCATTATGGGTTATGGGGCAAGAATGGCTAGAGGTTGTACTTCAGGGCAAGCATTGAGTGGTGGTGCTGTGCTTTCTGTTGGAAGTTGGGCATTTATGCTGGCGGTCTTTGCTGGTGGATATGCGATTGCCTATTTTGTAAGAAAGGTTTGGAATTAG
- a CDS encoding homoserine O-acetyltransferase: MFNKNSVGIVRTEIAKLPDLTLENGAIISPLEIAYETYGILNPSRTNAILVCHALSGNAHAAGFHEGTEKTGWWDEYIGPGKAFDTNKYFVISTNVIGGCNGSSGPTSINPKTNKPYGSTFPFVSILDMVNAQRLLLNSFGISELFCVAGGSMGGMQALQWSVSYPDVVKNCIILASTSEHSAQQIAFNEVGRQAILSDPNWNDGEYGDNPPKKGLALARMVGHVTYLSDDLMREKFGRKPPRGNIKNTDFAVGSYLIYQGETFVDRFDANSYIYVTKALDHFSLGRGEELTLNLSRAKANFLIIAFSSDWLYPPYQSREIVKSLEVNAISVTYCEVNFSKGHDSFLVPNPEQHHLIHHFLEFAQNFSIFYEI, encoded by the coding sequence ATGTTTAACAAGAATTCCGTTGGAATTGTTCGCACAGAAATTGCAAAGTTGCCTGATTTGACTCTAGAGAATGGAGCCATCATTAGCCCTCTTGAGATTGCTTACGAAACTTACGGAATTCTGAACCCAAGTAGAACAAATGCTATTTTAGTTTGCCATGCACTTTCAGGCAATGCTCACGCTGCTGGATTTCATGAAGGCACGGAAAAAACAGGATGGTGGGATGAATACATTGGTCCCGGCAAAGCGTTTGACACTAATAAATACTTTGTTATTTCCACTAACGTCATTGGGGGCTGCAATGGAAGCTCTGGTCCAACGAGCATTAACCCCAAAACTAACAAGCCTTATGGTTCAACGTTCCCTTTTGTATCCATTTTGGATATGGTCAATGCACAGAGACTACTATTAAATTCTTTTGGAATTAGCGAATTATTCTGCGTAGCTGGTGGTTCAATGGGCGGAATGCAGGCATTGCAGTGGAGTGTTAGTTATCCCGATGTTGTAAAAAATTGTATCATTCTAGCCTCTACCTCTGAGCATAGCGCTCAACAAATTGCATTTAACGAAGTGGGAAGGCAAGCAATTCTATCCGATCCAAATTGGAATGATGGGGAATACGGTGATAATCCGCCCAAAAAAGGATTGGCACTTGCTCGAATGGTTGGTCATGTTACTTACCTTTCAGATGATTTAATGCGTGAGAAATTTGGTCGCAAACCGCCGCGCGGAAATATAAAGAACACAGATTTCGCAGTCGGAAGTTATTTAATTTACCAAGGGGAGACATTTGTAGATCGGTTCGATGCAAATTCTTATATCTATGTTACGAAGGCACTCGATCATTTTAGTCTTGGACGCGGAGAAGAGTTAACTCTTAATTTGTCGCGAGCAAAGGCAAATTTTTTAATCATTGCTTTTAGCTCCGATTGGTTATACCCTCCTTACCAAAGTCGAGAAATTGTTAAATCTCTGGAAGTAAATGCAATTTCAGTGACTTATTGTGAAGTAAATTTTTCCAAAGGACATGATTCCTTTTTAGTTCCAAATCCAGAACAACATCATCTCATTCATCATTTTTTAGAGTTTGCTCAAAATTTTTCAATCTTCTATGAAATCTAA